The Diceros bicornis minor isolate mBicDic1 chromosome 9, mDicBic1.mat.cur, whole genome shotgun sequence nucleotide sequence CCAGCAGGGTTCTGCTTTGCTGTACAccgggtcgctaggagtcaggaTCCACTCCATGGCACGAACGGGAACATTAAAAGTTATCACTTTTAAGAACttggaaataataaaacttgCATATCACAactgagatatttaaaaattgcGATTCCCCCCAATACTGTGGGTTTATTTCatatccttatatatttttggaCAAGTATTTATTCCCTGCTTTGTTTCACATTTGTAATTTCAGATCTATTAGAAAGGTACTTGCTAttttcttcctccacttgatttACAAACCATCTGTTAACAAACATCAGATTGGCAGCAAAGACTGTTGCACACCCAGAGAAATGTTTGCACAAGCAGTCCCCCCCACACATGCTCTGTCCTGCTCCAAGCACTGCCCCGAGCGTGCTGAGCCACCTCTGCCTCCACAGGCACAGGCGTCGGGGAGGCTGAGCCTTGTAAACGTGAGGGATCAAGACTCCTCGGTAACTTTTGGTTTTGCGTAACATCACAGGTGAAGTCACAGGAAACATTTGCCTAGAGAAAtctagatttattattttaaaatccacCCCCCTCACCACCAACCTCACCGGGGCTTGTGGAGCTCTGTGAGGGAAGGTCACCTCATCGTCGTGAACACGGGTTAGTCCTGTGTCCACGGGGAGTCATCTTCTCTTTGGTACTGGCAGCCACTTTATTCTAAGCACCTTCACTGCCACTATACCTCATGGCCGTAACTGTCCTTGAAAACAGTTCTACTGTGGCTTTATCTCAATTATCCTTGAGTGATTTTCCTTTTATTGGCAAGTCTAGACCAAGTTGAATTTATCAGGAAATGAGAGGTAGCAACTAAGAAGAACCAGTGCCTCTGCTGAAACAGTGTCCTCGTTCCTGAAAACCTCGCACTCGCCCACAAGCACACGCTAAAAAAAATGGTTTGTGGGGGAAAAACAGGGTTTGGGGCAGACCACGCCAACTAAGCAACTTTGTAACCAGCACACTAACCACTAACCACCCAGGCTGGCAGCTCAGGCTATCTGGCAGTTACCACAGTAGGTGTTTTTTTAAAGGGGAACTAGAGCCATACTTGAGAGAAGGGCTGGTGGGTGGCAAAGTGGCACAGATGGAAGTAGAGCTCTGAGCTACTGGGCATCATGGTGGCACAGAAGGCCACGCAACCCTGGCAGGCTGCCTGGTTGTGGTGCTCTTCTTTCCCCTCAACATAACCCACAAAGGGCCCCAGCTGCCAGTGCAGGAGCCTGGCTGACGGCTTTCTGACAAAAGTCATCATTCTACTCCCCTAATCTGGCTCCCCTTGGAGCAAAAGATCTTGGAGGAACATGCTGTCAGGTTCCTTCCATATCATGATTACATTAGTCCGTCATTTGTGTGACAGAAACGTGTTGTGGCAGAACAGCTTGTACAGTTTCCTCTAAAATTCCTGCAGCAGTAATCCATGGAGGGCGGATGAGGTGGCGGGCTTAggtgaatgggaaaaaatagttAGATCTCACTCTTCAACAGCCAGTTATCTTTCTCAATACTGGCAATAACAAGGAaggaaactccagtttttaagaaCCTTGCTTTTTGAAATACAGGAGATTACAGTTGGGGTGTCTCTTCCCTGACCCTCCAGATGCATCAAAATTTCTGGCAATTCTGAGTCGCCACACTACTCTGCTTTTGCTCCTACAAAGAGAAGTTATTTATAGCCTCCTGGTGTTGCTTTCTTAGAACCCAGCATGAATCATTCTTTGACCAATGCGAGAAGCTTCCATCATAATATTTCAGAATGATCCTTGTTTTCTTAAACAGAACTTACTAACCTGGAATAGAAGTATCCAAAACTTAATAGCCAGAAGTTTAACTACATTAAAAAACAGAATGGCATCCTGCCAAACCAGCCCATCCCACCCAccgcctgggggagggagagtgagTCTGGAGAGCCGTGTGTCGTATCTGCAGTGAACATACAGAACGTGCATTCTGTCCATTTACCTACAGTGAGACTGTTCTACAGCAGGAATCCTGCTGACAAAAACCAGTGCTTGTTGCAATAAAACCACCACCTGGAAACATGACTAAACATCCTCCAACGCTGCTGACAGTTGGTTCTTAGCGTGGATATAAAGTACTTAAACCAACTCATCATATACTCAAATACTAGGTAAATAATTTAATGATGCTAGAACACTACAAGCTCTTCAAACAATATTTCCAGTTACTATATTTTTGTCTGGAGTAcaaatctgaaatggtacaaattgTACCCAAATACTGAACCATGAATTAagcaaatagaaggaaaaaaaaaattctcctgacTCAGGTTTCCACTGCTTACTCCCAGTCACTCCTCCTGGCCTCAGACTGCTTCTATTGAAGATATTTAGTTCAATCTTTAAAGGACGACATGTGAGAAGGTCTGCTGCCAACAGGGCTCACCCAGACGAGCCACAGGCACCGGGCAGTGGGACCACGGACTCTGAAGCCCTTCACTTCCTGCGGAAGCCAGGCCCATCTTCTATTTTGCTTCAAGCCAGGACTGTTCACGTGAAGCACCACTCAGCAGCTACTGACCGTAAGTATGGAGAGAAAAGTAAGGTAGAAAAACTACATTCTGCCAACAGGGACAGGCACACATGTATGGACTACTATTAACACTGTCAGGCTGCTTGCTTTGAGCCTTACGGGCTGCTTAAGCACACTTTATTGCGAGAACCCTTGCCAGCCTAGGAGCAGCACGGAATGAGGTGGCTGACTTTAGCGGTGACAAGAAGGACTCTCTCACACCAGGTGCCAAAGAACAGCTGCCCATCCCCAAGTCTGGGCATCAGATGAACCGGGGTTTCCTGTTGTTGTCAGTACACACATACGGCATAGTTTCACAAAACTACCCTTCTTGTTTCATTGCTTTATAAAGAACACCCCATATACGATCATCATTCAAATTCACTGACTGCCAGCACCAAAAGTAAAAGCTCCAACACTGGAAAAGCACGGCATGGAGTGTGGATCCCGAGATCAACTTCAGAATGGCTCAGCCCTGACAGTACTCACAGTAGAGTGCAGACACTACATTGTGTCTGGTTCTGAGATGGGAGGACTCCATCCATGAGCACTGTCACTCAGTCACCAGACGGGGGACGAGGGCTTCTCTTGGCTTTGGCACTCTGCTTCCTGGATGGGTTTCCAATTGGTGGGGGCAATGAGTGAGCAGCTCAAAGTAGATCAATAGCCCACAGATGGTCCAACACAATACTCTGGAATCCCACCCAGGCCAGGACCGAGACAGAAGCTAAGGGCTGTTGTCAGCCACAAGGTCTTCCCAAAGCACAGCAGCACAGCACCCCCTTCAGCCCCTTCCTCAACCTAAAGCCCAGCAGAGAGGAAGctcttggggagaggaggagggaaggtggcATAGGTAAAGGCTTCTCGAAGGCCTGTGCTCTAGGCCACACCCGACAAGGCATCACAGTGGGGAATATGACCCCACCTAGAAAATGAATGGCACTATTTTAACAGTAGAGCATCTGGGGAAACCCAGGATGCCTACTCTGAAACTTAAATCAAGAACGTGGAAGCCACACCAGTATGCAGGTATAGTCTCCTCTATAAATCTAGATGGATATTTTAGTTTTCAAGAACCACaggaacactttttaaaaacttgaaccaCTTAGTATAGTGCAGGTGCTAAGCAGATTTTAGAAGAGACCGTACATAGAGAGTGGGTTAAGCCATCACTTATAACCATCTTTGTGAAACACAGTTACACCTCTGGGTTTTTCTGGTGAGATTTGAGGTTAAACAGGGAACCAAGTTGTGCTTCACTCACAACTCATAACCGTCCAGGCTGCGTGTACACACACACGGTCGTGCAAAAGCCCTCGTACAACTATATCCAGCCTTTCAGATTAGGCACAGAGGGCCAGCAGCTCACCCCGTGTCCCACCAAGGAGAAGAGCAGTAACTTTCCTATTTCAGTACCATTATGAGCAGAAACGTATGATGTAAAATAGGGCTCCTTCCATAAAGCTTAGGATTTAAAGCAGAAGAAgggaagacaaaacaaaattccCACAAAATCAAAGTATTTCCACACTGGTCCTGTGCTTCAGGAAACCCTGAGATGAACGTAGTCCTCAAATGCCTGCACTCAGATCCAGGTTCACCAGAACACTTCAGTGAGCTTCCAACTGGCTCATCATTAACCTCCTGCTGTGTTCGTAGGCCAAAAACAGTGCCCCACTGGCAGGGAACGCTCGGATTATGGTAGGTTTCAGGCCAGAATATAAGGCTGTTATTCCTAGAAGATAAAAGGTGATCAAAGACTCAGACTCCCCTCCTTGGAGATGCCCCACGAAGCTGCACAGTGTAGATATTTTTACACTTCCAAATCCAGACAACAGCACTAAAAACCACAAGTGATGGAAGGACTTATTTCCAGGTTTCCCCAGACTAACGGAACTAAACAGACTAACGGAGACAAGACAAGCGTTAGGTCTCCCAGCAAAGCTGGTTGATGCTTAGGTAACATATACCAATTCCACGCCTGGTTAACTCCTGGTAAATGGATTGGGAAGAGCTGAGGCCTCACACGGGCCGACAGAAGGCATCCATAGGGCCACAGGGGGCAGCAGCTTTGCAGCTTCTCCTGGGGGCGAGGACCACGAGGCATGGGGCCAGAAGGAGCACTGGTGTTGAAGTCAGAGACCTGTTTCTAGTATCAGCACTGCCCAAGGTAGTTATGCAGAACTAGTCAGATAAGGGAGGTGTGAATACTTCGTAAAACTAAAGTGTTATGGAAATTTAAAGAGGGGTTACTATCAGTAATATACAAGATGTCTGTGCTCTATTTGGGATACAAATTAAACAGTTTCTGCAAACTGTTACCgtgctctctctctcaaaatcaaGGCAGAGAAGTTCACATCCCAAGTTTTAAGATGTATAGTGGATGCTGGAGGGACAGATCTTTACTCACTAGTAGGCTAAAACTGGTTTTATACAAACATTAATTAGAAAATCTTTATCCTCCTGCATAACTCTAAATATTAACAGCATATCACCTTCACAAGTTGCTTAgtgcgtttctttttttttttttttttttggtgaggaagatcagccctgagctaacatccatgctaatcctccactttttgctgaggaagaccggctctgagctaacatctattgccaatcctcctcctttttcttcccccgcaaagccccagtagatagttgtacgtcatagttgcacatccttctagttgctgtatgtgggacgcggcctcagcatggccggagaagccgtgcatcggtgcgcacccggatctgagctcgggctgccagtagcagagtgcgcgcacttaaccgctaagccacggggccggccccgcttaGCGCGTTTCTAATTCCAGAAGTCTTAGCATTAAGAATGTCATCTATTCTTTTATGTTCCTTTGTGGTTCTTAGAGATCATCTTCTGCTAATATCTCTATTAAGTAAAACAAGTTGTGCTAACTTCAAAACATCCCTTCCCTTAGACAAAGCCCgtattttaaaaatcccttccaggctatttagaacaaagaatcctgacaGGTGGTACCTGGTCCAGGGGTTAGGAATAAGAACTTTAAATATTCTTGAGAATAATGAAAGTAAACTCAAGAAAGGGGGTTGGAAACAGGCATCCACAAAGGTGGATTAATATACAGTACCAGAAAAGGGATATGAGGCGGCGGAGGAGAGCAATCAGGAGACCACCTGATCCACCTCAACAAGACCAGCAGCGAAATGACCGGTCACTCCATACACACCTCCTCTGTTTCTGCAATGACCAGACTCACCTTCACTTCTCACAACACTTATAAAGGTTCTGAGAAATCCTGCCTGTTTCCCAGACATGGAAAGAACTTGAATTCTGGATTTTACACAATCCACTGGGTATACAGCAAGCCAGAGGCAGATGCCACCAATGCCGCCACTTACCATCAAAGAGACAGGgcctagaaaagaaaattagcaaaCAGTATTCTGTCTCAAGAACAGCTGATGTGACATTTCCAGAGGCCAACAGTAGTGGCCACAGGTAGGTGCAAATAAAAATGCTGCAGAACACAGTTCCCTGAGGAGACTGTCAAAGCTCTAAGAGAACAAGGTTCCGTTTGGTGGTCTGGGTCTACCCCTCATCAAGCCAGGACAAGAAGCCCTAGTGAGGGTCGTGTTTCGGCTGGTCATTGTGGCACTGTGGCCCTCCTGCCCCATCCTCcagagggctggcccccagaaccaGCAGGCCCCCAGCAGCACGGCAACCCCTCACCATGAGGAATGAGAACAGAGGTCAGTGAAACACAGCCCGAGGCGTTTTTCAGCTTTCTCTtaagcattttaatattttaatgcccCGCAGCCCTGACTCTTCCTTCACCATGAGAACCAAAGTTGTCTTATTAACAGGATAGTTAAGCCTGGGAGCGTGACTAACCCCAGAATAGGTCCACCAACACTGAAGGGAGGTGCTTAAGAGAAAAGTAATCACTCTGTGAGCCAAACGTTGGTACGGTTGCGTCCAGCAGCTACAGAGGATAAGCCAGAAAGAACTACACTTTTCACTGCTCTCAAAACACTTTCAAGGTTTATTACCAAGTTTCAAGCTTATTGCAAGCTGATTTGTAGGTGATTTCCTCCCTTATTGGTGATTTCCCACAGGGAAagcaatttatatatttcttcttcccTAAAACAGATccagaggaaattcacaaatgttATTCCAGGAAAGAAGTTCGGGATGAACTGCTTCAGCCCCTGTCCTGAGGAAATTGCCAAGCCCAGAGGAAGGTGCTAGAAATTGTTAGGCCATGTTACTCTCTGGGATCCAGAAACTCCCCAGTGCCAGGTGGACCCCCACAAGGGGGCGCAGAGTGCACAGAATCTGCAGCAAGCCCACCATGGGAAGCGGACACCATCACCCCACCTGCTGTCCTTGCAAATACATTCACCTAGGTCATCTTTTGATCTCCCGGATGCAAAAAACGATCGGCTCAGTTCATAGCCGCCGAAGACGAAGAAATAGCCGGGGACTTCTCGAAGTAAAGTGCTCGAGAGTCCATGGTAGAAGCCCAAGGGGCCATCCTTTCTAAGGATGCTCTTCACAACAGACCACACTGTActgggaggagacagagagagagacagtcacGGCAGGCGAAGCAGCAGGGAAGCAGCTAGTTCTGTAGACAGAAAACCAGAGTTCTAAAAGGCTGCTGTGGAAGGAAATCTCAGAGAAGCACAGATACAATGATTTTATAACAAGTTTTCTCTCCTGAACTACTCTAGGGTAAAGAAATCTTATTAAAATGGATGAATACATTTCTAGAAGTCATTATCAAAGATGTAAAAGAGCTAAGACCCATTTTTTCGATAGTGAATAAGTGAAATTACAATAAGGGGTTGTCCAAACTCAGCAAGAATAAAATGGTATCATATTGCCCAGTCTCTCACCTCCCTCAGTTCCTAGCTCCCCGACCTTTCTTTTGATCTGGTGTTTAGAGAGAATTTGTTCAGGTGTTTAGGGTTTGTTTGCTTTGTGTTAGTGCAGGGAAATGAGCAAGTAACAATCAAGACAAAAGAAATTCTAAGAACGGAGCTACAGCTCCTGAAAGGCAAGAAGCACCGAGGATTTAGTTCCTAGAGAGATAAGTGTGCACGAGTTTTTACTTTAGCAGATCAGGCCCCTGCAGCAGCCGGAACGCAGGACTCCTTCCGTCCAGACTCCTCTTCCTGGTGGCGTGCGCCACGGCAGGAAGGAGAGCGCCAGAAACCACACCCTCGGTAGGCTTGGTGAACCCCTGGCTCCTCATTCTGTTCTCACAGAGCAGGTGACTCGGTTTGGACCAATAAAGATCAAGCCCTGAGGGGATAACGGCCACCTGCTTTTAACTATCCCGACGCAAATCTAGACGGAGGAATGAATGCACTTTAGTCCAAAAATGGAAGCATTCGCCTCATCTCCTGTGGGTTTAGTACCACCAGCCACAGTCCCCAGCAGGGTTGTGAAACTGGAATCCAATGCGAGTCCAAGAATAAgggggaaagtctgagaaacaaaTTGCCAGAAGACTTCTCGGAGAGTTCCCAGGGGTCAGAAAAGAAGATCCTTTCCAAACCCTGGGACGGGGTTTTGACGCGGCAATCCTTCCTAGGACGGGAATTACTGAACTGCTCACAGCAGGACAACTGGCTCCCTGGTGCTCACCTGTTAAATACCAGCATCCTGCTGTCACTGGACAACCAAGACGTGTCACACATTTCCAGAAGAGCCCTAGGAGGTCATCCCCTCAGCTGATTGCCCAAGGGAGAGAGATTCCCTAACGATTTTTCTCCAAACTGTGAGCAAAAGCCTAATAGACCTACCACATCCAGTTGTCCTAAAGTTACATTAAACTAACAGTCACATACATTAACGTCAAACATCAGTATAAAATCAAGGCCTGCCTCCCATCTCAGCCCCGACCTCCTGTGCCCCATTCGGTGACGCAGGTGGATGTAAGGCGGGCCCCCAGGGGCCGAGCTGGCCTGTTACTACAAACCCAGGTTTCTACGAGTTGGCTCGGGGTGAGGCTTTCTTGCAGGAGGAAGACACTGCCTGCAGTATGGACTTCCTTTTGATCTTAGAGAATTAAAGGTCAAACCATTTCCAGACGACAGCCAGACACACCACTGTACGTGCACACGGCTTTCCAGTGTGTGGACACTGCCCACCGCCGCTCACTCCGTTCCTTCCCCTCCACTCCTACTTGGCTCGTTTGTCAAAACCAAAGCTTCAATGGTTTCCGCCGTCTTCCGGCCAGCCTGCAGGTCCACGCTTGCCTCCCTCAGGGTCTCTCTGTCAACCTGCTGACGGGCAATAGTCCACGAGGGTCCCAGTTTGCCAGGTTTGCTGGAACAAAGGTGGCACCAATAAACGCAGCTGGCTGGTCAATCTAAGATGCAGTAACGGCTCGGACGCTGAGTGAACACCAAGCACATTGTTACAAGGCAACCACAAGGCCACACCAGACGTGCAGTGGACTCTGGCTCTCTAATGAACCCCCTCCTCTGCCAGCGCACTAACTGAGGGCCGCGCACCCCCGGCTGGGCCCACGGCGGAAACGTGCGGAACTGGAATGGAAACGGCGCCAGGCGTGGGATGGGATTTTGTAAGAACCGACTGTTTGCCACCCATTCGACAAACATGTACCTGGACACCCCTGCTGTGTACCACCCCGTCCAGCCAAAGGTCCAAGGGGAACACTAGGCAGGATAGCGCAAACCGAGAGCAGACAAATATTGACGATGTCACTGCAGAAATCCACCGGGTTCTCACAGGCACTTTTCTTTTCACTACTTCTGCTTACTAATCTTTTCTCTAGCTCTGACCCCTACGAAACATTCCGGAGCCCCGCATGTGGCTGTAGGGAAAGACTGCTGGACGGGGGCTCAGAAGACACGGCTTTGCGTCCCGCTTTCTCGGTTACTAACCAGTGATCCCGAGCCCGTCCGTGTCTGCGCTCCAGTCTCCCCGTCTCCCACACAGACACCACCACCTGCCTTGCTCCCCTCACAGGACCAGGGTGACGGCTAGAACCACGACATACACGTCAGAGCTGTGTAAACTAAGGCAGCATTTCCCGATAGCTAACGAGCAAACGCTGTCTgcaggatgaaaaagcagcagcccCACAGGTTCAAAAAGATGAGAGAGCTGGGTTAGGCCAAGTGAAACAGGATGGTTTCTTTCCTGCAGGACTCCCTCCAGAATCTCTTGTGGTTGCTCACTGTGTCCCTGTCTTCTCCCCTCATTTGTCCCTCTCAAAGGATGCTGAAGGAGACCTACACTCCAGGTCTCCTCGAGTAGAAGGTTTCTCCCTGGAGTGGGCAGAGCTACAGTCCCTACAGTGTCCCTTCTGTCAGTTTCTGTCGTGGGGACCACAGCCTCCTGGGTTGTCTCCTGCttattccttcctctccttcctgacCCCTCTGTGCTGGAGGGTCCCAGCACCGGTGCTCAGCCCTCTATAGACACTGTCTCCCTGGGGGATCTCATCCAGTCCCAGGCCTCTAAAAACAAGCTCCATCCATCAAGATGGAATTCCTGTCTACAAAAGGGCACATCTTTAGACCTCTAGTCACCCCGAGAGAACATTTCTACAGAAAAGGAACCCACTTTAGTCATGTGGGACCTGTAGCTGCATAGGGTTTCAAACTCCTACCAAAACAACCAATAAGACCACCCTTTGCAACCATGAAGCTGATACAGTAATTTTAAGTGATTTAAAACAAATCAATCTTCAAAGGAGGGATGGCTAAACATCTCCATGATTTCCAAATTCTTTTCAGTCTCTGTATCATAAATACCCAAGGGATGACCAAGCACAAGCTCAAGTCGGATGTTTGGGACAGACTTGGCCAAACAGTAGGTTCACCTGCATCTTCTCAGATGCGTCTGACCCTTCCTAAAATTCCAAGTTTCTCCTCAAACCTAGTTGGCTCAGGCAACTTCTTCCAATGCTCTGCACTTTGCTGATGAACTGGAGCCCAAAAGGTGGATCACAAGTTGTGTCTATGGTTTCAGTCCAGCACTTCTGCCCACGAGAGAAGTAGCACCACCATCAGCACCTGAAAAGCATTTCCTGAAGAATACCAGCACGTAAGGGCGGTTCGTTCTCCATGGTGGGTCGTGGGCAATTCTCCTTTTGCATAACGCATACGTGTTTGCCAAGTTTTATACAACGACGGGGTATGACTTCATAATCAGAAAGAaagcagttattttaaaaaacgaAACATCCTTGCCCGTAAGGTATCATAAAAATCACGACAAcagtattgttttttaaaacaaacagaaagagggTCAGTGTCCTCGACTCACCTCAGCCTTGCCTGCTTGTCCAATCCAACCACTTTCCGCACCACCTGCTGGCAGAAGCCGTAGCACATGAAGAGGACCGAGTTCTCGGCGACGTTGGCGATCAGCGCCGGGCTGGTCCCCCTGTAGAAGCCCCGGAAGCCCACCTGGGAGTAGGTCTTCAGGCAGCAGTCGGTCAGGCCCCTGTACAGGCCAGGGAACGTCTGCATCTTCACTTTCATGGTGTCGAAGGGCTGCCCAGTCAGGACGCAGGCTGTGCCCCCTGCAAGCAGGGCAGAGTCCTTCTCCAGCACACGTCTACAGCAGTGTTTCAGAGCGCAGCCCCAACTACCCATGGAAACGAGGGACAGGCAGCCTACGCCAGGGCTCACCTCTGCTTCAGTTCATTTTCACCTCTTTCCCCCATATCTTCTAGCCGAGTCCAATAAACCACTTCTAGGAGTTCCCTAACGTGCCCAGCAGCCAGCTCCAGCCCTGCAGGAGCTCACACGTGGTAGGGGACAGATGTGTGCTCAACAGTGAAAGCTACGGGATGCAAAGGTGGGGTGTGTGTTCAGGAGCATCGGCAATGGGGTCAGAGGGACCTGGGCTTGAAGCCCGGCTCTGCTGTGAGACCCTGGACAAGCGATGTGACTTCTGAGCCTCAACTCCTGAGCTGTGTCCATCTCGGGGGTTAGTGTGAGGACTAAATAAAACTGGATGAGAAGGCTTAACCTAATGCCTGCTACACAACAAGTGGTTAATAaacagcagtgtgtgtgtgtgtgtgtgtgtgtgtgtgtggcattatAAACGGGAGGAGGGGAGAAATCCGGGAACAGTTAATCATTCTGCCTAATGCCCAGTGGGACTGATGACCATCAGAAAAGCAAGAGAGGAACAGGCagcagataaagaaaacaaagagccTGGCTAATTAATCCCTGAGGAGCTAAATATTTGACCCTATGAAAAAACCTCTAATTTGGACTGTCCCCATTAATGATTTGCATTCCAACAGGGAACGGACTGAAACTTACCTCTGCTTGACACAAACCCTCTATTTATAAGCTTTTATACTCTAAGAGTGTTAAATACAGCAGAATCTAAATTGCATTAGATGCCTTCAATAAAAATTCTGAAGGTAGGGAAAAGAATGAGCCATAACGCCTCTATAATGTCCCCAGACCCTGGACTGGGGTCAGCATTCTGGGAACCGCCACTGGCGAACGCCTTCCACTTTCCTTGGGCCCCAGACGTGCCCTGCTTGTGTCAGGAAACATAACCACTGGATGAGGTTATTAAAGCCTCatcaaaattgaagagaaggcttacataaaatatttaagaaatgcaGTTTCCCAACTTTCACATTATACATAGTTACTCCAACTAAGCTGTGGAAAgtagagatgggggaggggctgtCAAGAATAACTCCCAATTAACTATTGGCAGAGAAACAGACACGTCCAAAGAGTCTGAAAGCTGTCTGACCTCTCCTTGAAGCGATCACAAGTCTGATCTCCGTGACCCTATCACTATTGTTTGTTCCTTCTAGGA carries:
- the LOC131410146 gene encoding mitochondrial ornithine transporter 1-like — translated: MKSNPAIQAAIDLTAGAAGGTACVLTGQPFDTMKVKMQTFPGLYRGLTDCCLKTYSQVGFRGFYRGTSPALIANVAENSVLFMCYGFCQQVVRKVVGLDKQARLSTVWSVVKSILRKDGPLGFYHGLSSTLLREVPGYFFVFGGYELSRSFFASGRSKDDLGPVSLMVSGGIGGICLWLAVYPVDCVKSRIQVLSMSGKQAGFLRTFISVVRSEGITALYSGLKPTIIRAFPASGALFLAYEHSRRLMMSQLEAH